The Maridesulfovibrio frigidus DSM 17176 genome has a segment encoding these proteins:
- a CDS encoding TRAP transporter small permease subunit — protein MQKLENFIRRSVDYVGLALAGVLILMVLNVSFDVMMRYTFHASSVGMQEMEWHLFAIIILFGMGVGLQHDAHVRVDFIYDRLGPKKRAMINIWGTVFMLVPLALLILFGSFEYVQDAFVSNEISEDPGGLPFRWIIKSMIPLSFVFLLYSALGFVLTNIRKYKEAKL, from the coding sequence ATGCAAAAATTAGAAAATTTTATTCGTCGCTCTGTCGACTATGTGGGACTGGCGCTTGCGGGCGTGCTGATTCTCATGGTTCTCAACGTCTCCTTTGACGTTATGATGCGATACACTTTCCACGCCAGTTCCGTTGGCATGCAGGAAATGGAATGGCATCTTTTCGCGATTATCATTCTTTTCGGGATGGGAGTTGGGCTTCAACATGATGCTCATGTCCGCGTCGACTTCATCTACGACCGTCTTGGCCCTAAAAAAAGAGCCATGATTAACATTTGGGGGACGGTATTCATGCTTGTTCCCTTAGCACTGCTGATCCTTTTCGGTTCTTTTGAATACGTTCAGGACGCATTCGTATCAAACGAGATTTCCGAAGATCCAGGTGGCCTACCTTTCCGCTGGATAATCAAAAGCATGATACCTCTCTCTTTCGTATTCCTTTTGTATAGTGCACTCGGATTCGTTCTTACAAATATCAGAAAATACAAGGAGGCGAAACTATGA
- a CDS encoding sensor histidine kinase: protein MDTLLFTQHNIFMLLQQMSVFLVIAYLFTKSPVFRTFNIGDLRPKQMIILYVVFSTFSIMGTYFGFPINDAIANTRAIGAVLAGIIGGPVLGTAVGLTSGLHRMTLGGFTAVSCGISTTLEGLIGGLFHLYLIRNNQQSKLLSPKIAFFATFIAEIVQMLTILATAKPYTEALALVQVIYLPMIVANSCGSAIFVSIIRDQKSMFDKLGVIFSNKALRIADKTLSILSKGFNEDTADKLAKVIHHETGVGAVAITDRDKVLAFRGLGNDHHTVGINLTSPETIRAISEDRIIFVDGSKKQWKCALSDNCPLGSILSVPLRFDNEVIGTINLFEPKDKIFLTMNKTLGEGITNLLSNQLLYARYNEQKSLLIEAELKLIQAQINPHFLFNALNTIIAILRRDSDRARELLLHISNFFRTNLKRKGDLATLEDELNHVNSYLVIEKARFEDRLNIIMDIDPKLLNVKMPVFTLQPLIENSIKHGISDMITPGTVKISAKSMDGMTIIAIEDNAGNCGEWDTTGLGMNIVEKRIKNLCGDQYGLEVDCVPDERTTVTVKLPERGCRSDKSTDH from the coding sequence ATGGATACCCTTCTTTTTACCCAGCACAATATTTTCATGCTGCTACAGCAAATGTCCGTATTCCTTGTCATCGCGTATCTGTTCACAAAATCACCAGTATTTCGTACTTTCAATATTGGAGATCTGCGCCCTAAACAGATGATTATCCTATATGTCGTTTTCTCTACATTTTCTATAATGGGAACCTATTTCGGTTTCCCTATTAACGACGCTATAGCGAACACACGGGCAATCGGAGCCGTTCTTGCTGGAATCATCGGAGGTCCCGTGCTTGGCACAGCCGTGGGGCTTACTTCCGGTCTGCACCGCATGACACTCGGCGGATTCACAGCCGTATCCTGCGGAATTTCCACAACGCTTGAAGGATTGATCGGAGGACTGTTTCACCTTTATCTAATTCGAAACAACCAGCAGTCAAAACTTCTCAGCCCCAAAATAGCTTTCTTCGCCACATTTATAGCCGAAATAGTTCAAATGCTGACAATTTTGGCGACAGCAAAACCTTACACTGAAGCATTGGCCCTTGTTCAAGTTATCTACCTGCCAATGATCGTTGCTAATAGTTGCGGTTCCGCCATATTTGTCAGCATCATACGCGACCAGAAAAGCATGTTCGATAAACTCGGTGTAATTTTCTCAAATAAAGCGCTCAGAATCGCAGACAAAACGCTTTCTATACTAAGCAAAGGATTCAACGAAGATACAGCTGATAAGCTTGCAAAAGTTATCCACCATGAAACAGGCGTCGGAGCTGTCGCCATTACAGACCGCGATAAGGTGCTTGCTTTTCGAGGCTTAGGAAATGACCACCACACTGTCGGGATTAATTTAACTTCACCTGAAACTATTCGGGCTATCAGCGAAGACCGCATCATATTTGTGGACGGGTCAAAAAAGCAGTGGAAATGTGCGCTGTCTGATAATTGTCCGCTGGGATCCATATTATCGGTTCCGCTCCGCTTTGATAACGAGGTCATCGGCACCATAAATCTATTCGAGCCTAAAGATAAAATTTTCCTGACCATGAATAAAACGCTTGGAGAAGGCATCACCAATCTGCTCTCCAACCAGCTACTCTACGCTAGGTATAACGAACAAAAAAGTTTACTCATTGAGGCGGAGCTCAAGCTCATTCAGGCTCAGATTAACCCGCATTTTCTATTCAATGCGCTCAATACGATCATTGCTATTTTACGCAGAGACTCAGATCGAGCTCGCGAATTACTGTTACATATTTCCAACTTTTTCCGTACAAATCTAAAGAGAAAAGGCGACCTTGCCACTCTCGAAGATGAACTGAATCACGTTAATTCATATCTTGTTATTGAAAAAGCTCGCTTCGAAGACAGGCTAAACATAATTATGGATATCGATCCCAAACTATTGAATGTTAAAATGCCGGTTTTCACACTCCAGCCCTTGATTGAAAATTCCATCAAGCACGGTATTTCTGACATGATCACGCCCGGTACAGTTAAAATTTCTGCTAAAAGCATGGACGGCATGACCATCATCGCAATTGAAGACAATGCTGGGAATTGCGGAGAGTGGGACACAACTGGACTCGGCATGAATATTGTGGAAAAACGTATTAAGAACCTTTGCGGTGACCAATACGGGCTAGAAGTTGACTGTGTGCCCGACGAGAGAACCACGGTTACCGTCAAACTTCCTGAGCGAGGATGCCGGAGTGATAAGAGTACTGATCATTGA
- a CDS encoding ABC transporter substrate-binding protein gives MRLLKILLLQCILLCLCCAVVQAQPKKVIILETMTAPLVQDMTDSFLDHLQSLGYQSNEDYQIVRLNAEGNAENAETLLRKELEKGQPDLVVSVATYATKAAVKLLGNTNVPIVFIAVSDPIGSGIVKDVGKPTGTNITGIVFSVSEKTIIKMVLKTFSNCPKKRPLRFGVVYSGYHSAVGDARRLKEAAMDNPDIQFVFKKVAFRPGKEGEDPMLQAAAQAMRSLEGQVDFMWQPSDYMGALPQSSEVFAKASPVPIGFTRYIRSLEKGALLRIVPSIVGSGVAAAQIVDSIWHGANPDSIPVKAPPTMDIGLNLSTMKNLNLVIPIEIMEFAKDNYVK, from the coding sequence ATGCGACTTCTAAAAATATTGCTATTGCAATGTATCCTTTTATGTCTGTGTTGCGCCGTTGTTCAAGCACAGCCAAAGAAGGTTATTATACTTGAAACCATGACAGCGCCTTTGGTGCAGGATATGACAGACTCATTCCTGGATCACCTGCAATCGCTTGGGTACCAAAGTAATGAGGATTATCAGATCGTTCGATTAAATGCGGAAGGCAACGCGGAGAACGCCGAGACTCTCCTAAGGAAAGAACTCGAAAAGGGACAGCCTGATCTTGTCGTTTCAGTAGCTACATATGCTACCAAAGCAGCGGTAAAACTCCTTGGAAATACGAACGTTCCCATTGTTTTCATAGCCGTCTCCGACCCGATTGGCTCTGGTATCGTTAAAGATGTAGGCAAACCTACTGGCACCAATATTACAGGTATTGTCTTCTCGGTGTCTGAAAAGACCATTATTAAAATGGTTTTAAAGACTTTTTCTAATTGCCCAAAGAAGAGGCCATTACGTTTTGGAGTTGTATATTCTGGCTACCATTCCGCAGTCGGTGATGCTCGCAGATTAAAGGAAGCTGCGATGGATAACCCCGATATTCAGTTTGTTTTTAAAAAGGTAGCCTTTCGCCCCGGCAAGGAAGGAGAGGACCCCATGCTCCAAGCAGCGGCTCAAGCCATGCGTTCCCTCGAGGGGCAGGTTGATTTCATGTGGCAACCTTCAGATTACATGGGGGCATTACCACAATCTTCCGAAGTATTTGCGAAAGCTTCTCCTGTGCCGATTGGATTCACTCGATACATTCGATCATTGGAGAAAGGGGCTCTACTCCGCATAGTTCCCAGCATTGTTGGGAGTGGAGTTGCTGCTGCTCAAATTGTGGATTCCATTTGGCATGGAGCCAACCCTGACTCAATTCCTGTAAAGGCACCACCGACTATGGACATCGGGTTGAATCTTTCAACTATGAAGAATTTAAATTTGGTAATCCCTATTGAAATCATGGAATTTGCAAAAGACAACTACGTCAAGTGA
- a CDS encoding TRAP transporter large permease — MTGLVMFAAALAALIIGYPVAFTFGSVALVFGAIAAFVEMMPDPSFMMVAEEFGSMFSMMPFRIYSIMTNTILMAIPLFILMGLILQRSQLAERLLESMGILFGKLRGGLAISTVLVGTLLAASTGVVGASVVAMGVISLPVMLKHGYSKKLATGTICAAGTLGQIIPPSIVLIILGDVFQQPVGDLFQAALMPGLVLVGCYILYIIVISIIDKDAAPEIIIPEELKKGAVLRAIIAIVPPLALIIMVLGSIFMGVATPTESASVGALGAMVLAAMFKRLSWDVVIDSSLETVKITAMVFAILIGATAFSMVFVYTGADYMVEEFMMGLPGEKWGFLILSMSAIMVLGFFIDFIEISYIVVPILLPIAEAIGINPLWYAILIAMNLQTSFLSPPFGFSLFYLKGVCPPEVRTTDIYRGVVPFIIIQLLVLASIVIFPAIYGLQ; from the coding sequence ATGACAGGTTTAGTCATGTTCGCTGCCGCCCTTGCAGCATTAATCATAGGCTATCCTGTGGCCTTCACGTTCGGTTCTGTGGCCCTTGTTTTCGGAGCCATCGCAGCTTTTGTTGAGATGATGCCTGATCCTTCTTTCATGATGGTAGCTGAAGAATTCGGCAGCATGTTCTCTATGATGCCATTCCGTATCTACTCCATCATGACCAACACGATTCTAATGGCGATTCCGCTGTTTATCCTGATGGGACTTATCCTTCAGAGATCACAGCTTGCAGAGCGCCTACTCGAATCTATGGGGATCCTTTTCGGTAAACTGCGCGGCGGACTAGCAATCAGTACTGTACTTGTCGGGACCCTGCTTGCAGCTTCCACTGGTGTTGTTGGAGCTTCCGTTGTTGCTATGGGTGTAATTTCTCTGCCGGTCATGCTCAAACATGGCTACTCCAAAAAACTGGCCACAGGTACTATCTGTGCGGCCGGAACACTTGGCCAGATTATTCCGCCATCCATTGTACTTATCATTCTGGGAGATGTATTCCAGCAGCCAGTAGGCGACCTGTTCCAGGCGGCACTTATGCCGGGCCTAGTTTTAGTTGGTTGCTACATCCTTTACATCATAGTCATTTCCATAATTGACAAAGATGCTGCTCCAGAAATTATTATTCCTGAAGAATTAAAAAAAGGGGCTGTACTGCGGGCGATCATAGCCATCGTACCTCCTCTGGCTTTGATCATTATGGTACTTGGTTCCATCTTTATGGGTGTTGCGACACCAACGGAATCTGCATCTGTCGGCGCACTAGGTGCAATGGTACTTGCTGCTATGTTTAAAAGACTCAGTTGGGATGTTGTTATAGATTCATCGCTTGAGACAGTTAAAATCACAGCTATGGTTTTCGCTATCCTTATTGGTGCCACCGCCTTCTCCATGGTTTTCGTCTACACCGGCGCTGACTATATGGTTGAAGAATTCATGATGGGCTTACCGGGCGAAAAATGGGGATTCCTCATCTTGTCCATGTCTGCTATTATGGTGCTCGGGTTCTTCATCGACTTCATCGAAATATCATACATCGTTGTACCAATTCTGCTTCCTATTGCAGAAGCAATTGGCATCAACCCGTTGTGGTATGCTATTCTCATCGCGATGAACCTCCAGACGTCTTTCCTTTCACCTCCTTTCGGATTCTCGCTCTTTTATTTAAAAGGAGTCTGTCCGCCCGAGGTTCGAACGACCGACATTTATCGAGGGGTAGTGCCATTTATTATCATCCAGTTACTGGTGTTGGCATCTATCGTTATCTTCCCCGCAATATATGGACTCCAATAG
- a CDS encoding DMT family transporter, with the protein MPNITKNIPVIAFILLGTIWGSNFIYMKLASELISPAQIVFFRVLFGFLPILAYALFKKSLRIAHLKHSVHFIVMALLATTLYYYSFAKGASLLLSGLAGALSGSIPLFAFILAIIFIPEEKPSLMKILGIVIGFIGVVIIARPSGDSLLSSNFEGVLYMIAGSLSVGASFVYARKFITPLNIPASALTTYQLGFAMILLAATTSYDGIGNIWGNYNAAIGLVVGLGLLGTGLAYIIYYYIVSTLGAVSASSVTYIPPLVALLIGAVIIGEPIELIDYLATALIFVGVYMLKRR; encoded by the coding sequence ATGCCAAATATTACTAAAAATATCCCCGTAATAGCTTTCATACTGCTCGGCACAATATGGGGCAGCAACTTCATATATATGAAGCTTGCATCCGAGCTTATATCTCCTGCGCAGATTGTGTTCTTCCGCGTTCTATTCGGGTTTCTACCGATTTTAGCATATGCACTTTTCAAGAAATCTCTACGCATAGCCCATCTGAAACACTCTGTTCATTTCATTGTGATGGCCCTACTTGCGACAACACTATATTACTATAGTTTCGCCAAAGGCGCGTCCCTTCTTCTTTCTGGATTAGCCGGAGCGCTCAGCGGATCTATCCCTCTTTTCGCATTCATACTCGCCATCATTTTTATACCCGAAGAAAAACCTTCGCTTATGAAAATTCTCGGCATCGTCATTGGTTTTATAGGAGTCGTAATCATCGCGCGCCCTTCGGGAGACAGCTTGCTATCTTCCAATTTTGAGGGAGTATTATATATGATAGCGGGATCACTCAGCGTCGGAGCTTCTTTTGTTTATGCTAGAAAGTTTATTACGCCGCTAAACATTCCAGCATCAGCACTGACAACTTACCAGCTTGGTTTCGCCATGATACTGCTAGCCGCGACTACCAGCTATGACGGAATAGGAAATATTTGGGGCAACTATAACGCAGCAATTGGACTAGTCGTGGGCCTCGGGCTTCTGGGTACAGGACTAGCCTACATAATATACTATTACATCGTTTCCACGCTTGGCGCAGTCTCGGCATCTTCTGTCACATACATACCGCCACTAGTCGCTTTGCTGATCGGCGCTGTGATCATTGGAGAGCCGATTGAGCTGATTGATTATTTAGCGACAGCATTGATTTTTGTCGGTGTTTATATGCTTAAACGGAGATAA
- a CDS encoding TRAP transporter substrate-binding protein, with amino-acid sequence MKSKIKVLVFFTMLCLMASPAFAAKKVKWKLAMTWSSTLTPFASAPIQMAKMVEEMSGGNFVIRVEGSEKHKAALGILDMVKGGQYDIGHSAAYYWKGKDISTVFFCTVPFGMNADEQYAWLYYGGGMELMAKAFSKYKVLSFPGGNSGVQMGGWFKKEINSIEDLKGLKMRIPGLAGEVFAKLGVNVTNIPSGELYTSLDRGTIDALEWVGPAMDIKMGFHKIAPYYYTGWHEPATELQFIVNQREYEKLPAEYKAILKVAMKASSMDMYIENYAGSIDAWDKMQTEFPNIKVKEFPMPVLKAMKKAANEIYDAYAAKDAFFKEVLESQRAYMKKARAWTAISEYNYIKTSMELEK; translated from the coding sequence ATGAAGTCTAAGATTAAGGTTCTCGTATTTTTCACAATGTTGTGCCTGATGGCCAGCCCTGCATTCGCAGCTAAGAAAGTTAAATGGAAACTGGCCATGACATGGTCATCCACTTTGACACCTTTCGCATCTGCACCAATCCAGATGGCTAAAATGGTCGAAGAAATGAGTGGCGGTAACTTTGTTATCCGCGTTGAAGGCTCCGAAAAGCACAAAGCTGCTCTAGGTATCCTCGACATGGTTAAAGGCGGCCAGTACGATATCGGCCACAGTGCTGCTTACTACTGGAAAGGCAAAGACATCAGCACCGTATTTTTCTGCACAGTTCCTTTCGGAATGAACGCTGACGAGCAGTACGCATGGTTGTACTACGGCGGCGGTATGGAACTTATGGCAAAAGCTTTCTCTAAATACAAAGTCCTCAGCTTCCCCGGTGGTAACTCCGGCGTGCAGATGGGCGGATGGTTCAAGAAAGAAATCAACTCAATTGAAGACCTCAAAGGTCTCAAAATGCGCATTCCCGGCCTTGCTGGTGAAGTTTTCGCTAAACTCGGCGTTAACGTAACTAACATCCCTTCCGGCGAACTCTACACATCACTTGATCGTGGTACTATCGACGCTCTTGAGTGGGTTGGACCTGCAATGGACATCAAGATGGGCTTCCACAAAATCGCACCTTACTACTACACAGGTTGGCATGAGCCAGCAACTGAGCTTCAGTTCATCGTTAACCAGCGTGAATACGAAAAGCTTCCAGCTGAATACAAAGCTATCCTCAAAGTTGCGATGAAAGCATCTTCCATGGATATGTACATTGAAAACTACGCTGGTAGCATCGACGCTTGGGACAAAATGCAGACTGAATTCCCTAACATCAAGGTTAAAGAATTCCCAATGCCAGTTCTCAAAGCTATGAAAAAAGCTGCTAACGAAATCTATGACGCATACGCTGCTAAAGATGCATTCTTCAAAGAAGTACTCGAATCACAGCGCGCTTACATGAAGAAAGCTCGTGCATGGACCGCAATCTCTGAATACAACTACATCAAGACTTCTATGGAACTTGAAAAGTAG
- the btsR gene encoding two-component system response regulator BtsR, which translates to MIRVLIIDDERHAREEMEALLSETGEVEIVDSCENAFDALKAINQHRPDVVFLDIQMPMVNGFELLSMVNQDIMPHVVFVTAYDEYSLKAFEEKTLDYILKPVSIERINKTVAKLKELLVTAQPVAFEAEPIKRIPCLIGKRIKLIGLDKVEFVSAGARGHYLVTSEDEYYTDITLKVLEERTGLIRCHKQYLVNMDFINEIALLENGLGVITTSSGGSVPVSRMYLKKLKSMLLL; encoded by the coding sequence GTGATAAGAGTACTGATCATTGATGACGAGAGACATGCACGAGAAGAAATGGAAGCGCTGCTAAGCGAAACAGGCGAAGTTGAAATTGTCGACTCCTGCGAAAACGCTTTTGACGCCTTAAAAGCCATAAACCAGCATCGTCCGGATGTTGTTTTTTTAGATATCCAGATGCCAATGGTAAACGGATTTGAGCTACTCAGTATGGTCAATCAGGACATAATGCCTCACGTCGTATTCGTAACAGCATACGATGAATATTCCCTCAAAGCTTTCGAAGAAAAAACTCTCGACTATATTTTGAAGCCAGTATCAATCGAACGCATCAACAAAACCGTTGCTAAGTTAAAAGAACTTCTCGTCACCGCACAGCCTGTTGCTTTTGAAGCTGAACCTATCAAACGTATCCCCTGCCTCATCGGAAAACGCATTAAGCTGATTGGACTGGATAAGGTAGAATTCGTTTCGGCTGGAGCAAGGGGGCACTACTTAGTTACAAGCGAAGATGAATATTACACAGACATTACCCTCAAGGTCCTCGAAGAACGAACCGGCCTCATTCGCTGCCACAAGCAATATCTAGTTAATATGGATTTCATTAATGAAATCGCGCTACTTGAAAACGGGCTGGGAGTTATCACAACTTCTTCGGGAGGCTCTGTTCCAGTCAGCCGCATGTATCTCAAAAAACTCAAGAGTATGTTACTACTTTAA
- a CDS encoding ABC transporter substrate-binding protein, giving the protein MRIIQKLLISCASVLLLFGIAHADHQRIIVLETMTAPIIQEGTDILLNHLKTLEFPHKEGLVIVRKNAEGNYDNAIALLKKEIEKGKPDIIVTVATYATKAAVELLGGTNIPIVFMIVSDPVGSGIVSQIGEPSKTNVTGVVYSVTQKATIDMMLKVLSNYKKKRPLRFGVVYSSYPSAMGDVRRLKKAAEGKPNVQFIYKEIPFRSGKEGEMPMLEDAIQACRSLNGQVDFMWEPGGYMAVLPQTAKMFVKASSVPFAFTRFQNMLKEGALLRVAPNSQMSAIAAAEYVNLILNGADPGSLPVMVPGDMDIGLNLTTAKKMKLVIPSEIMELAKDNFVQ; this is encoded by the coding sequence ATGCGAATTATACAAAAATTACTAATCTCGTGTGCGTCTGTGCTCCTGTTATTTGGAATTGCTCATGCTGATCACCAAAGGATAATAGTGCTCGAGACAATGACAGCCCCTATTATACAAGAGGGGACGGATATTTTATTAAACCACCTGAAAACACTAGAGTTCCCGCATAAAGAGGGTTTAGTTATTGTCCGAAAAAATGCGGAAGGGAATTACGATAATGCCATTGCGCTTTTAAAAAAGGAGATTGAAAAAGGGAAACCAGATATTATAGTGACTGTGGCAACGTATGCTACCAAAGCTGCAGTGGAACTACTTGGCGGAACTAACATCCCAATTGTTTTTATGATCGTCTCGGACCCTGTAGGTTCTGGGATTGTCTCACAAATTGGTGAACCTTCTAAAACCAATGTGACCGGAGTTGTCTATTCTGTAACTCAAAAAGCAACTATCGACATGATGCTGAAGGTTCTTTCTAATTATAAAAAGAAAAGGCCACTGCGATTTGGCGTTGTTTACTCATCTTATCCTTCAGCAATGGGCGATGTCAGGCGTCTGAAAAAAGCAGCCGAAGGGAAGCCAAATGTTCAATTCATATATAAGGAAATTCCTTTCCGCTCAGGAAAAGAGGGAGAAATGCCAATGCTTGAAGACGCAATTCAAGCATGTCGCTCTTTGAATGGACAAGTAGATTTCATGTGGGAACCAGGGGGGTATATGGCTGTATTACCTCAGACTGCAAAGATGTTTGTCAAAGCTTCCTCAGTTCCTTTCGCGTTTACCCGTTTCCAAAACATGCTAAAAGAAGGAGCTTTGTTACGTGTTGCGCCAAATTCTCAAATGAGTGCAATTGCCGCGGCAGAGTATGTAAATTTAATACTGAATGGCGCCGATCCTGGTTCTTTGCCTGTGATGGTACCCGGGGACATGGATATCGGGCTGAATCTGACCACTGCGAAAAAGATGAAGCTTGTGATACCATCGGAAATCATGGAACTAGCAAAGGACAACTTCGTTCAATGA
- a CDS encoding ATP-binding protein, which produces MRLGPKLVVFILPIILIAIVGLGRWTYLEAKQGLLVSNYRYMRLALDDVFIDQVKRRSDLVIKADMQGIAYFVEKYKSEARQDIQASSQRFQGDFFVFSPSDVSDIKGHNADCPLTDEQARVVMKDLKESEDMRFEGTLKGSTLLLCEARYFAEWDWVVGYTIPEKTTEQYLKPIYQATILAVFVVGLALTLLIGFLTRRFITNPIGILERSAQDIAAGNSRASILINSRDELGALARSLEDMVEEIQLRETDLTQSRAILLEAERLADLGAWNWDIQSDSWTCSDNWLRIHGLSNPNLSLHEVLKIAHPDDLQSISKAVSKSVEQGLPFSLEYRVIRPDTDEIVHIHKNGEVELDSFGNAVRLYGAAQNITRRKEMEQRLALAQKLESVGQLASGIAHEINTPLQYIGSNLKFMKGAFSELEEAFHVCKQGLQEYDDTKAAEAVSIVKEALELLQELKPASTESIDGVNQVSTIVQAMKRFAHPDVNSIRAIDLNETVKNTVAIAKNEWKYVSDVELDLAEDLPYISCNHGEINQVLLNLLVNASHAISQKVEGSPGKGRITISTQHHNNELVLSVKDTGCGIPEGIKNRIYDPFFTTKEIGKGTGQGLAIAYAIIEKHNGSINMDSTEGEGTTFTVRLPL; this is translated from the coding sequence ATGAGACTCGGACCTAAACTCGTAGTATTCATTTTACCCATAATTCTCATCGCCATAGTTGGGCTGGGGAGATGGACGTACTTGGAAGCCAAGCAGGGCTTACTAGTTTCTAACTACAGGTATATGCGCTTGGCACTTGACGATGTGTTTATCGATCAGGTTAAACGTAGAAGCGATCTCGTTATTAAAGCGGACATGCAAGGTATCGCCTACTTTGTAGAGAAATATAAAAGTGAAGCTCGTCAGGATATTCAGGCCTCAAGTCAACGTTTTCAAGGAGATTTCTTTGTTTTTTCTCCATCAGACGTATCTGACATTAAAGGTCATAATGCAGATTGTCCTCTGACGGATGAACAGGCAAGAGTTGTAATGAAAGACCTGAAAGAATCCGAGGACATGCGGTTTGAAGGGACCTTGAAAGGCTCAACTCTACTCTTATGCGAAGCCCGCTATTTTGCCGAATGGGATTGGGTTGTTGGTTACACCATTCCTGAGAAGACAACTGAACAATATCTGAAACCAATTTACCAAGCAACCATCCTAGCCGTTTTTGTTGTAGGGCTTGCCCTCACACTTCTAATTGGCTTTTTGACTCGGAGGTTCATAACGAACCCCATAGGTATATTGGAGCGCTCGGCTCAAGATATTGCAGCAGGGAATTCTCGTGCAAGTATTCTAATTAATTCAAGAGATGAATTGGGCGCCTTAGCGCGTAGTCTAGAAGATATGGTGGAAGAGATTCAACTCAGAGAAACCGATCTCACACAAAGTAGGGCTATATTGTTGGAAGCAGAGAGACTCGCGGATCTAGGCGCATGGAACTGGGACATTCAAAGTGATTCCTGGACCTGTTCTGACAATTGGTTACGAATTCATGGATTATCAAATCCCAATTTGTCTTTGCATGAAGTTCTTAAAATTGCGCATCCTGATGACCTACAATCAATAAGTAAGGCTGTCTCAAAATCTGTGGAACAAGGACTCCCCTTCTCCTTAGAGTATAGAGTGATTCGTCCTGATACAGATGAAATTGTACATATACACAAAAATGGTGAAGTAGAATTAGATTCTTTCGGCAATGCTGTAAGGTTGTACGGTGCAGCGCAAAACATAACTCGACGCAAGGAAATGGAACAGCGGCTTGCGCTGGCCCAAAAACTTGAGTCAGTAGGGCAACTCGCTTCTGGCATTGCTCATGAGATCAATACTCCTCTCCAATATATAGGTAGTAATCTTAAATTCATGAAGGGAGCATTTTCCGAACTAGAAGAAGCTTTCCATGTTTGTAAGCAAGGGCTACAAGAGTACGATGACACGAAGGCGGCAGAGGCCGTATCTATTGTGAAAGAAGCCCTAGAACTTCTTCAGGAGCTTAAGCCAGCATCGACAGAATCCATAGACGGTGTAAACCAAGTTTCGACAATTGTTCAAGCCATGAAAAGATTCGCACATCCTGATGTTAATAGCATTAGAGCAATCGACCTCAATGAAACAGTGAAGAATACGGTCGCTATCGCGAAGAATGAATGGAAGTATGTGTCTGACGTTGAGTTGGATCTTGCAGAGGACCTTCCTTACATCAGTTGTAATCATGGGGAGATCAATCAAGTCTTGTTGAATTTGCTGGTAAATGCATCACATGCAATTTCCCAGAAAGTCGAAGGTAGTCCGGGAAAAGGAAGAATTACAATTTCTACTCAACATCATAACAATGAACTAGTCTTGTCTGTTAAAGACACTGGCTGCGGTATACCTGAGGGGATCAAGAATCGTATTTATGATCCTTTTTTCACCACCAAAGAGATTGGCAAGGGGACCGGGCAAGGGCTAGCCATCGCATATGCGATAATCGAAAAACACAACGGCTCCATTAATATGGATTCAACCGAAGGAGAAGGAACAACCTTTACAGTTCGGTTGCCATTATAA